In Bacillota bacterium, a genomic segment contains:
- the pyrF gene encoding orotidine-5'-phosphate decarboxylase has product MQARERILIALDTSDAEQAVQWVKLLSPYVGGFKVGLELVHAAGFGIFGRLHEAGAGRLFYDAKLHDIPNTVARAVRAIARMGVWMVNVHASGGRAMMEAAVEAARSASEPPLLIAVTVLTSLSSQELREQVGTRRGAGNQVVHLASLAKESGMDGVVASAQEARALRKRLGEGFLIVTPGIRLSGDSTGDQRRITTPSQAVRAGADYLVVGRSVTADADPVRKVLRVVREIEAVETTSQHL; this is encoded by the coding sequence ATGCAAGCCCGAGAGCGAATTCTGATTGCGCTGGACACTTCCGACGCCGAACAGGCGGTGCAGTGGGTAAAGTTGCTGTCGCCGTATGTGGGCGGCTTCAAGGTGGGGCTGGAGCTGGTGCACGCCGCAGGCTTCGGTATCTTTGGGCGTTTGCATGAGGCAGGTGCCGGCCGGCTGTTTTATGACGCCAAACTGCATGACATCCCCAACACGGTGGCGCGAGCGGTGCGCGCCATCGCGCGGATGGGTGTCTGGATGGTGAACGTGCATGCCTCCGGTGGGCGTGCCATGATGGAGGCAGCAGTGGAGGCAGCGCGTTCCGCATCCGAACCACCCTTGCTGATTGCGGTTACCGTGCTGACCAGCCTCTCCTCGCAGGAGTTGCGCGAGCAGGTGGGCACGCGCCGGGGAGCGGGCAATCAGGTGGTGCATCTGGCGTCACTGGCGAAGGAATCGGGTATGGACGGCGTGGTGGCGTCGGCGCAGGAGGCAAGGGCGCTACGCAAACGGCTGGGAGAGGGGTTTTTGATTGTCACCCCGGGTATCCGATTGAGTGGAGACAGTACAGGCGACCAGCGGCGCATCACAACGCCGTCCCAGGCGGTTCGGGCGGGGGCGGATTATCTGGTCGTCGGGCGTTCGGTGACGGCAGACGCCGACCCTGTGCGAAAAGTACTTCGGGTGGTGCGGGAGATAGAAGCGGTTGAGACTACATCACAACATCTGTAG
- a CDS encoding dihydroorotate dehydrogenase encodes MSGVNLSVNLGPLRLQNPVLVASGTFGYGSEYADLVDLNRLGGIMVKGTTLHPRVGNPMPRMVETAAGCLNSIGLQNVGVEAFIREKLPFLRRYRCAVIVNIAGDSYEEFEQLAERLDGVDGVHALEMNISCPNQEKGGIHFGVDPEATREVVSRVRRRTRLPLMVKLSPNVTDITVTARAAVDGGADILSLVNTFVGTAIDAKTRRFKLANVTGGLSGPAIKPLALYMVWRVAQTVKVPIIGMGGIMNATDAVEFLLAGASAIAIGTANYVNPRVSIEVVEGIERYLLEQGERDVQDIVGTVKRCKPESEF; translated from the coding sequence ATGAGTGGGGTGAACCTGTCTGTGAATCTGGGACCGTTGCGCCTGCAAAACCCTGTGCTGGTGGCATCCGGAACGTTCGGTTATGGCAGTGAGTATGCCGACCTGGTAGACCTGAACCGGCTGGGGGGCATTATGGTCAAGGGAACGACTCTCCATCCGCGTGTGGGCAACCCCATGCCCCGCATGGTGGAGACAGCGGCGGGGTGCCTGAACTCCATCGGACTGCAGAACGTGGGGGTGGAGGCGTTCATCCGCGAGAAACTGCCCTTCTTGCGCCGGTACCGGTGCGCGGTCATTGTGAACATCGCTGGCGATTCTTACGAGGAGTTCGAACAGCTGGCAGAACGGCTGGATGGGGTAGATGGAGTGCACGCCCTGGAGATGAACATCTCGTGTCCCAATCAGGAGAAGGGCGGCATCCATTTTGGGGTGGACCCGGAAGCCACACGGGAGGTGGTTTCGCGAGTGCGAAGGCGCACCCGCCTGCCGTTGATGGTGAAGCTCTCCCCGAACGTGACCGACATTACGGTCACCGCGCGGGCAGCGGTCGATGGTGGCGCGGATATTCTGAGTTTGGTCAATACCTTCGTCGGCACAGCCATCGACGCCAAGACGCGCCGGTTCAAACTGGCAAACGTCACGGGCGGCCTGTCCGGACCGGCGATTAAGCCCCTCGCGCTGTATATGGTCTGGAGAGTCGCCCAGACGGTGAAGGTGCCCATTATCGGCATGGGCGGTATTATGAACGCGACCGATGCGGTGGAGTTCCTGCTGGCGGGGGCGTCGGCAATAGCCATAGGTACGGCGAACTATGTAAACCCGCGCGTCAGTATCGAGGTGGTGGAGGGAATTGAGCGCTACCTGCTCGAACAGGGCGAGAGAGACGTTCAGGACATCGTGGGCACGGTGAAGCGATGCAAGCCCGAGAGCGAATTCTGA
- a CDS encoding dihydroorotate dehydrogenase electron transfer subunit, whose protein sequence is MRCAEHCAVVANRPVATGQFEMEIHCPTVAQYAQPGQFVQIRVQCGYEPLLSRPFSVFRRFPEQGNFSVVYLVRGTFTRLLASKKPGESVFVVGPLGNRFAVAQPAEDTTHLLVAGGVGAPPLYLLAEEMIQHGVPRDRIVVVNGARRHDLLVCQEQFADLGVRLWTVTEDGSLGERGKVTDVLRALYGRSELLHDRCQIYTCGPTGMLEAVAKFARKHQLPCQVSVETMMPCGLGVCLGCAVKVRTAEGTDYKRACVDGPVFDAAEVVWE, encoded by the coding sequence ATGCGTTGTGCAGAGCATTGCGCAGTGGTTGCCAACCGACCGGTGGCAACCGGTCAATTTGAAATGGAGATCCATTGCCCGACGGTTGCCCAGTATGCGCAGCCCGGGCAGTTCGTGCAGATACGTGTGCAATGTGGTTACGAGCCGCTGCTCAGCCGACCGTTCAGCGTGTTCCGCAGGTTCCCCGAGCAGGGCAATTTCTCGGTGGTCTATCTGGTACGAGGCACCTTCACCCGATTGCTGGCAAGCAAGAAGCCGGGCGAGAGTGTCTTCGTGGTAGGGCCTCTGGGCAATCGCTTTGCGGTCGCGCAGCCTGCCGAGGACACGACCCATCTGCTGGTGGCGGGCGGAGTGGGTGCGCCACCGCTGTACCTGCTGGCGGAGGAGATGATACAACACGGCGTGCCGCGTGACAGGATAGTGGTGGTCAACGGAGCACGTCGGCACGACCTGCTGGTATGTCAGGAGCAATTTGCAGACCTGGGCGTCCGGCTGTGGACGGTCACGGAAGACGGCAGTCTGGGGGAGCGAGGCAAAGTAACGGACGTGCTGCGAGCGCTGTACGGTCGCAGCGAGTTGCTGCATGACCGTTGCCAGATATACACCTGTGGGCCGACCGGCATGTTAGAGGCGGTGGCGAAGTTCGCGCGTAAGCACCAGTTGCCCTGCCAGGTGTCTGTGGAGACGATGATGCCATGCGGACTGGGTGTGTGTCTGGGTTGCGCTGTGAAGGTGCGCACTGCCGAAGGCACAGACTATAAACGGGCGTGTGTGGACGGCCCCGTCTTCGACGCGGCGGAGGTGGTGTGGGAATGA
- a CDS encoding copper transporter: MFADLRYHLVSLAAVFLALSVGMLIGGLFLNTAPAETQQRLIRRIQEDLARISAESDRNRRDFERMDQAMRELTPRLVKQRLKARRIAVVQTGDDDRALADTLKALRDAGAEIASVTVVTNRWLELTDEEKERIIRTLRSLKPNLPGDFTAIVKALANGVALFGYDQTVEILRREGLIRASGEYTLPCRYVVIVGGSSVPDSVRAAEIDRPLIRQWQNIGIEVVATERHDCVSSHVAVYRETDIASVDCIDIALGQLVLPFLFEAQTEAYGVKDSADRVLPPALVEGK, from the coding sequence ATGTTTGCAGACCTGCGTTACCATCTGGTCAGCCTGGCAGCGGTGTTCCTCGCGCTGTCGGTTGGGATGCTCATCGGGGGGCTGTTTCTGAACACTGCACCCGCGGAGACACAACAGCGGTTGATTCGGCGCATTCAGGAAGACCTCGCCCGTATTTCTGCCGAAAGCGACCGCAACCGCCGCGATTTCGAGCGCATGGACCAGGCGATGAGAGAGTTAACGCCGCGTCTGGTCAAACAGCGATTGAAGGCGCGACGGATAGCGGTAGTGCAAACAGGCGATGACGACCGCGCACTGGCAGATACCCTGAAAGCATTGCGCGATGCGGGTGCGGAAATCGCTTCGGTAACGGTGGTCACCAATCGATGGCTGGAGCTGACGGATGAGGAAAAAGAGCGCATCATTCGCACCTTGCGCAGCCTGAAGCCCAATCTGCCCGGCGATTTCACCGCCATCGTCAAAGCGCTCGCGAACGGTGTGGCGCTTTTCGGTTACGACCAGACGGTGGAGATATTGCGTCGTGAAGGGCTGATACGCGCTTCGGGCGAATACACCCTGCCCTGCCGCTACGTGGTGATTGTCGGGGGGAGCTCTGTGCCGGACAGCGTCCGTGCGGCAGAGATAGACCGCCCCCTGATTCGCCAATGGCAGAACATAGGCATCGAGGTGGTGGCTACGGAAAGGCACGATTGCGTGTCTTCGCACGTGGCGGTATATCGGGAAACGGATATCGCCAGCGTGGACTGTATCGACATCGCGCTGGGACAGCTGGTGCTGCCTTTCCTGTTTGAGGCGCAGACAGAGGCGTACGGGGTCAAGGACAGTGCGGATAGGGTGCTTCCCCCCGCCCTCGTGGAGGGCAAATGA
- a CDS encoding glycosyltransferase family 2 protein yields MRRVFALVPAHNESQTVAETVRALLALPAEVLVVADCCRDDTAERAREAGATVLVRQGRGDKSRALAMGFRWIKAQAPSDEDIVLLIDADVGSTASEAVHLHEAIAHDVADMAIGVLPPAGRHGGFGLVAGFARWVLQRRTGRRFRTPLSGQRAIRWKLLRQLDALAQGFGVEVGLTIDLTHLGARVQEVDVRMRHRYTGRSWRGFLHRARQGWHVLLASIGLRRVQLWTQD; encoded by the coding sequence ATGAGGCGCGTCTTTGCCTTAGTGCCAGCGCATAACGAATCGCAAACGGTGGCAGAAACGGTGCGCGCGCTGCTAGCCCTGCCTGCGGAGGTGCTGGTGGTTGCCGACTGCTGCCGCGACGACACCGCCGAGCGCGCCCGAGAAGCCGGTGCGACGGTGCTGGTGCGGCAGGGGCGCGGAGATAAGTCGCGTGCGCTGGCGATGGGCTTCCGATGGATAAAGGCACAGGCACCCTCCGACGAGGACATTGTGCTGCTGATAGATGCCGACGTGGGTTCCACCGCCAGCGAAGCAGTGCATCTGCACGAAGCGATTGCCCATGACGTAGCGGATATGGCTATCGGGGTGTTGCCGCCTGCAGGAAGACACGGCGGTTTCGGGCTGGTGGCAGGGTTCGCGCGATGGGTGTTGCAACGCCGAACGGGCAGACGGTTCCGCACACCCCTGAGCGGTCAGCGAGCCATTCGGTGGAAACTGCTGCGGCAGCTGGATGCGCTGGCACAGGGCTTTGGGGTAGAGGTGGGTTTGACCATCGACCTAACGCATCTGGGCGCGCGCGTACAGGAGGTCGATGTGCGCATGAGGCATCGTTACACGGGCAGAAGCTGGCGGGGGTTCCTGCACAGGGCGAGACAGGGCTGGCATGTTTTGCTTGCCAGCATAGGATTGAGGCGGGTGCAGTTATGGACGCAAGACTGA